In Granulicella mallensis MP5ACTX8, the sequence AAGATTCGCCGAAACGCCACCGTTGCCGATGTAATAAAGACGATTTACCGCGTCATAGTAGGCCGCATCAGGGGAGTCTCCCTTGCCCGTGACAGAGCCGTCGATAAGCGGAATACGGTCAAGGTGGTGAAAGTCTTCCGCAGAGACAAGAATCAACGCCGAATCGCCGCCATCCGCAACAAGCAGTTCATCTTTCTCTGGAGAGAAAGCCAAAGAATGAGGCGTCTTGAATCCACCAATACTCTGGAGATGAGCACCGGTCTTGAGGTCGAACATCTCTACGGAGTGGTGCACCTCTGCCGATACAAAAAGATGATTGCGCTTGAGATCGACAGCAAAATGGTCGAAGTCTCCTGTAATGTCCGGGAGATAGGTCGTGGACAGCAGTGTGACCGGCGTCAGGGGTTCAGCAGCCTTTGCCGAGCCCGGGACACTTGCCAGTGAGATCACAGCTGAAAGACAGCAAATAACTCTCTTGAACGAAAATGATGACATTGAGGAGTCCAATATGAATGAATTAGTTGATATTGCACAATATGACTAAGCCGGGACACAGGGGGTCCGATCACAATTCCTCTAGTGATTCAGGATGACAGTCTGATGCTTAAGAGGGACTGAAGGAATAGCTCGCACAACCAGAGAGCAGTTGCTCTTTTACTCTTATTTAACATTCAAGCTAGAGCATTTTACAGAGCTCGTTTGCGCTAAGCAGAAAGCAACATCCACCAGATACCTTCATCTGTGCTCGAAGTTATTCCCGACTATTTTCTTCTCTGGAGCAAAGGGCGAAGCAAGCCAAGATTAGAGACAGCATCGAGGTTAAGAACCGCATCCACCAGACCTTTCGATTGGGCTCCCCCTAGAAACGGATCCATCAGATCACGACACTTGGCCACGACTTCCTCTCGCGTCATCGGGTTTTGAACGGTTCCCCTTACTGCATCGATGCGTTGTGTATAGGTCGCGCCGCTATGCAATGTCACTTCCACGACGGCGACCAGTTGCGGATAAAGACGCTCGAGCCGTTCATCGGGAACCAGTTCGATCTTGGCGCGCTCACGGACAATGTCAGGTTCTTCAACACGGGCCTTATCGTGGGCGGCACGGAACGATACAGTTTTATCGACGAGCATGACGGCCACCATCTGCTGTAGTGAGATGTCCTGCATGTTGCGATCATTCACAGTCTTGGCCTCGCTGGTTGCGATTCGCACCACGACCTTCGCCAGTTCGTCCAGTCGAAATGGATGCTTCTGTTGAATGGCCTGCAGCGCATCGAGCGGAGCCTGGATCGGAGAGCCAACCGTCCACTTTTTGATATTCGTCTGCGTAATTTCAAACCGCTTTCCTAGGCCTTCGATCAACCCGGCAGGGTTAGCCTCAGGCCCAAATGCCATGAGAAAGTTGTCAGAGCCCGAGAAGACATCGTCTACCCCGGTCGCCCCCAGATGAATGGGCAGGGCGGCATTGACTCCGTTGCGCGCAGGTATTCCCCCGAACACGAGAGACTTCTCCACATGCTGAGTATCACGCTGCCACGCCGCGATTCCCGATGCCTGTTGCGCAAGCATAGTCCAGTAGCCAGCGCATCTGCTGAGCACTCAGGCCAGCGGAGCAGCCAGCTGCCGCTGACGCACCAAAGGTATTCGCAATGCTATGCGAAGATCGATGAGTCTTCATCTGGAACTGCAAGCCGCCAAGCGTCATCGAAATCCGTGGCCCGATGTCATAGCCCAAAGCAACCGCACGCAGAAGGTGTTGACCGTCGATCCCGAATAGCTCTCCAGAAGCAAGCGCAGCAGGCACGATGGCACAGCCGGGGTGCGAATGCGAAGGAGAATGTGAGTCGTCGGTCTCATCGGAATGAGCGAGCATGCCGTTGACCAGGGCAGCTTCCATCGGGCCGCAGAGCAAATCGGAGCCTACAACCGTAGCTGTCGTCTGTCCGCCATAGGATC encodes:
- a CDS encoding MmgE/PrpD family protein, which translates into the protein MKRVADDGSVRDVMRSQKEDKSTLSRRDLFYGASLAIAAAVVPGWSLAQEANSSIHTFPAVSIMEQLSGYMAEARSRPLPADVIERTKEHILDTLAAMVSGSELPPARVAYSFARSYGGQTTATVVGSDLLCGPMEAALVNGMLAHSDETDDSHSPSHSHPGCAIVPAALASGELFGIDGQHLLRAVALGYDIGPRISMTLGGLQFQMKTHRSSHSIANTFGASAAAGCSAGLSAQQMRWLLDYACATGIGNRGVAA
- a CDS encoding MmgE/PrpD family protein; the encoded protein is MFGGIPARNGVNAALPIHLGATGVDDVFSGSDNFLMAFGPEANPAGLIEGLGKRFEITQTNIKKWTVGSPIQAPLDALQAIQQKHPFRLDELAKVVVRIATSEAKTVNDRNMQDISLQQMVAVMLVDKTVSFRAAHDKARVEEPDIVRERAKIELVPDERLERLYPQLVAVVEVTLHSGATYTQRIDAVRGTVQNPMTREEVVAKCRDLMDPFLGGAQSKGLVDAVLNLDAVSNLGLLRPLLQRRK